In Tenrec ecaudatus isolate mTenEca1 chromosome 4, mTenEca1.hap1, whole genome shotgun sequence, a single window of DNA contains:
- the LOC142446831 gene encoding olfactory receptor 52A5-like, producing MFKLNVTIFMPPLLTLIGIPGLEAVQFWIGIPFCAMYIVALFGNSLLLVIIKSERSLHEPMYLFLAMLGATDIALSTCILPKMLGTFWFHLAEIYFEVCLLQMWLIHTFQCIESGILMAMALDRYVAICDPLRHATIFTHQHLTQIGVGVTLRASLLVAPSLILIKCRLRFYRTTVVSHSYCEHMAIVKLAAEDVRINKIYGLFVAFSILGVDIIFITLSYIRIFVTVFNLPQKEARSKAFNTCIAHICVFLEFYLLAFFSFFTHRFGFHIPFYIHILLSILYLLVPPLLNPLVYGVKTKQIPYRVSRIFSSRDPS from the coding sequence ATGTTCAAACTCAATGTCACAATCTTCATGCCCCCACTGCTGACACTGATCGGCATCCCTGGCTTGGAAGCTGTGCAGTTCTGGATTGGAATTCCCTTCTGTGCCATGTACATCGTTGCCCTTTTTGGCAATTCCCTGCTTCTTGTCATCATCAAATCCGAGCGAAGCCTCCATGAGCCCATGTATCTCTTCCTGGCAATGCTTGGAGCAACTGACATTGCTCTCAGTACGTGCATCCTACCCAAAATGCTAGGAACATTTTGGTTCCATTTAGCAGAGATATACTTTGAAGTCTGTCTCCTGCAAATGTGGCTCATCCACACATTCCAGTGTATTGAGTCGGGCATTCTAATGGCCATGGCCCTGGACCGCTATGTGGCAATCTGTGATCCGCTGAGACATGCAACCATTTTTACTCATCAGCATCTTACTCAGATTGGAGTCGGAGTGACTCTCAGAGCTTCCCTCCTTGTAGCTCCGAGTCTCATCCTCATCAAATGCCGGCTCAGGTTCTACCGCACCACTGTGGTCTCTCACTCCTACTGTGAGCACATGGCCATCGTGAAGTTAGCAGCAGAAGATGTCCGAATCAACAAGATCTATGGTCTCTTTGTGGCTTTTAGTATTCTAGGAGTTGACATCATCTTCATCACACTCTCCTACATCCGCATATTTGTAACAGTCTTCAACTTGCCTCAAAAGGAAGCAAGATCCAAAGCCTTCAACACCTGCATCGCTCACATCTGTGTCTTCCTGGAGTTTTACCTCTTggctttcttctccttctttacGCATAGGTTTGGGTTCCACATTCCATTCTACATTCACATTCTTCTGTCCATTCTGTATCTGCTTGTCCCACCTTTGCTCAACCCTCTAGTTTATGGGGTAAAGACCAAGCAGATTCCGTATCGAGTGTCCAGAATTTTCTCCTCCAGGGACCCGTCTTGA